GGACGGCCGCACCATCGGCGCGGCGCGCGCGAACTCGGCGCAGGCCGAGTGCGTGCCGTCGTAGCCGCCACTTCAGTGGCATCTTCCCCTCGCCGCGGCGCTCGCTCACGCCCATGCTCAACGCACTTCCGCACTTCCGCACTTCCGCACTTCCGCACTTCCGCACTTCCGCACTTCAGATTTCGATCTCCAGCCCGTCGTACGCGGCCTGGATGCCGGGCGGGAGACGGCGGTCCAGCTCCTCGGCGCTGGTGCGGTGGCTCAGGTGCGTGAGGAAGGTGCGCTCGGCGCCCAGCCGCGCGGCCGTCTCGCACGCCTCCTCCACGCTGAAGTGCGTGGGGTGCGGCGTGTCGAACCAGAGCGCGTTCAGCACCAGCACGCGTACGCCGCGCAGCGCCTCCTCGGTGGCCGGCGGCAGCCGCTTGGCGTCGGTCACGTACCCCAGCGCGCCGCAGCGGAACCCGTGCACCTTCGCGTGGCCGTGCGGAACGGGAACGGGAAGGAGGTCGAACCCGGCGATCGACAGCGGCTCGTGCGAGCGGTAGTAGTGCAGCTCCGCCTCGGGCTTGCTGGTCCCCTCGATGGGGCGGATGGACGGGTCGAACACGTAGGCGAAGCGCGAGGCCAGCACCGCCGCGTCCTGCTCGTGCGCCCACACGTCCAGCGCGTGCCCGGTGCGCTCGGAGAAGACGCGCAGGTCGTCCACCCCGTGCACGTGGTCGGCGTGCGTGTGCGTGTAGAACACGGCGTCCACCTCGCGCACCCCGGCCGCGACGAGCTGGAGACGCAGCTCCGGCGGCGTGTCTATCAGCAGCCGCCGCCCGCC
This DNA window, taken from Longimicrobium sp., encodes the following:
- a CDS encoding MBL fold metallo-hydrolase — its product is FALSHSRTSVRLRFLGTGTSFGVPVIGCRCAVCHSADPRDKRTRHAALLEDGGRRLLIDTPPELRLQLVAAGVREVDAVFYTHTHADHVHGVDDLRVFSERTGHALDVWAHEQDAAVLASRFAYVFDPSIRPIEGTSKPEAELHYYRSHEPLSIAGFDLLPVPVPHGHAKVHGFRCGALGYVTDAKRLPPATEEALRGVRVLVLNALWFDTPHPTHFSVEEACETAARLGAERTFLTHLSHRTSAEELDRRLPPGIQAAYDGLEIEI